The window TGTGACAAACTTGTGCTGAAGTTAAAGCGTGTGGCAGCAGCTTTTCCCACCTGACCTAAAACcaaaaatcttttacatttgCTTCACAAGTgcgaagtttgtggttgtgacatgAAAGAATGGGGAAAATGCTCAAAGCAGTTTGGATGCTCTTGCAAGATAGCAAATTTAATGGCAATTTTTTTCAGTCGGTAGCTCTCATCTATTTTACCTTTACTGCACTGTCTCATTATTACTTGTATTACATGTTTGCACCCAACCGGCAGGTCATCTGGTCCTCTAATTTAGTGCAGAAAGCTTTCATTTCTGACTGTAGCCTTTAACCACAACTGATGATCTGTGTTGAATTAAATTAGCCCTGAAATTCCTAATTTTCAGTCTTACTTTTGCTTCATCAGAgtgagtttgctttttttttttattatgtggCTGTCCGATATAAAATAACTTATGATCCACCTGGAGGGACATGTAGGCAAAACTAGACTGATCATGTTGAAAGCTTTTCAGATATGAAATACCAACATAAAGAgtatttgttgtctttttttgttttgactttcaGGGCAAAATGGCTGTTAGCAGAAGTTAAtcatcataaaaatgtgttatcTTGAAGATGAAATCAGTCTGAATTGTCAAttgcaaaaactaaatatttattttcagaataaattacaaaaagaaaccaGTCTGCCACTAAATTACTTCAACACATAACATCcacaaagaaatatttgaacAGATAACACATTTAAGTCATTAACTGAGTTTCCAATAAGAGTTACTTTGAACCTCTCAAGTCATTTCCAAGAACTTAAAGCAggttgtgcttttttttgtcttcatacAGAGTCCTTTAATGAAATATTAGGCCCCAAAAATGGCATTCTAAAGATAGCAACTAATTTCTGGAATTTACATTAAGACATATGGAAACTAGCCAAGAGTCATTTTAAATTCACCTCTCTGATCTTATTTTAGTACCTTTACTCTATTTGGTcgaccttttttttatttttttagcccATTATCATTTTCACATCCTTCACTAAAATGTTCTTGAATAACTTGGACAGCTTTTCCCGAGGTTTCTCCTCCCACAGCTTCACAAACccattgttttgtttggatGCAGGCGGGCTGCCCCATCTGAAGTGACTCATCCTGTAGGTCTCGGCTTTTCTCTCTGGTGTGGCCCGAGACCTGAACCCGGCTCTGGACCCGAGCACATCCTTATTCTGAGGCTTTCCTTTAACAACGCCTCCCTTTGATTCAGCTTTGTTCCAGCTCAAGTGCCTGCGCGCCCGCAGGGGAAAGACCTCCTCATCCAGAGCGGAGGGGAACACTTTAACAGGCCTGCGCTTTCGGCCGAAAGGCTTCCCCCAGCGGAAATGCTCCATTTCATAAGAGCGGCGCTGGTCATCATGGGTTTTCAGATCTCCCTCCGGTACTTTGCCTTCAGAAGCCAGAGTGGAGAGAATGATGCTGAGCAGCAGGTCACCCGTATGGCTCTCCTCAGGAACATCAAAATCATCATTCTCCTGCTGATCTGTGACCCTGGGTGGCTTGGTTTCAGGCTCGATTGCAGAGGCGCAGAGGTGAAGGCAGTCCTGTGGGTGGGGGAAACCACACAGACAGCAGCAACATATGAAAATGCTATTATCTGTTCTGTTTTAAGCACAAACACTTGAACGGTTCaacaaaaccatgaaacatttttatttaaagtgtcagCTAAAAATTTAGCGAAAAGATTTCACACTTGGTGCCTGATTGAGCTTCATCTAATCATACATCCATAAAATGCAATAACCTCATTGCTCTCTCTTAAACCTATACTTACAAGTTCTGGCTATtctaaaatatagatttttttgtcttttggagTTACCCTTATATTAATCTGGATGTACGCTTCGACTCACTGTTATGttgaaaaattaaattcattttaacttttttaagtgttttctttGGAGAGAAGAAAACCTCTCAACCCTTCTCCTTACTCCAAATATGTGGGAATTACACAAGATACTTATCACATGTAGAAAACAATTTGTCCTTGTTGGAAACTGCTGCAGATCCTACAGTAGCGCTGTCAGCAATGGGCACctgattattttataaatgcagTGAGCAAATTTGGAAAAGAACAAGAAAGggactttttctctttcatggCTGTAAGTAACTTGGGTGGACCAATCTCTTTGAGATGAAGCACCTTTTATTTCCCAATCAGGCAAGACGATGGGATTAAAATTAGATGACTGTttccaatatttatttatttatttattttatttcgaTTAAAGAAAATACTCGCAACAACAATTTACAGAGAATTTAGAAGTCTGTGACTGCAGGAAGTGAGCAGATTTCTTTTGGTCATAAAATGGAGGAGCAAAGCATTTGTTGTTCGGGGGCCAATGCTGTCAAGCTCTCGACAGGCTTCCTGTCCAGCTTGTAGGTTTTCTTCTCAATAACTTTGGAGAAATG is drawn from Xiphophorus hellerii strain 12219 chromosome 15, Xiphophorus_hellerii-4.1, whole genome shotgun sequence and contains these coding sequences:
- the LOC116734026 gene encoding pro-opiomelanocortin-like, whose protein sequence is MVCQCWLFMVLMGFMCSSGSGSVCLETSTCNDLSNKDIIQDCLHLCASAIEPETKPPRVTDQQENDDFDVPEESHTGDLLLSIILSTLASEGKVPEGDLKTHDDQRRSYEMEHFRWGKPFGRKRRPVKVFPSALDEEVFPLRARRHLSWNKAESKGGVVKGKPQNKDVLGSRAGFRSRATPERKAETYRMSHFRWGSPPASKQNNGFVKLWEEKPREKLSKLFKNILVKDVKMIMG